The Alphaproteobacteria bacterium genome includes a region encoding these proteins:
- a CDS encoding serine--glyoxylate aminotransferase, producing DIAVAGSQKGFMLPTGLAIVCVSQKALKAGETAKLPRCFFDYRDMIKANAQGYFPYTPATTLLRGLRASVDMLLEEGLENVFARHKRLASAVRAAVEGWGLRTCAQGPQWHSDTVTAVVVPEGFDANDVIKRGYYRYDLSLGTGLNKVNGKVFRIGHLGWLNEIMVMQTLGGVELAMRDVGIPFEPGAGVGAAVRYLSEAGQAVRIAAE from the coding sequence GACATCGCGGTGGCCGGCTCGCAGAAGGGCTTCATGCTGCCGACGGGTCTCGCCATCGTCTGCGTCAGTCAAAAGGCGTTGAAAGCAGGCGAAACCGCGAAATTGCCGCGCTGCTTCTTCGACTATCGCGACATGATCAAGGCCAATGCACAGGGCTATTTCCCTTATACGCCGGCGACGACCCTGTTGCGCGGCCTGCGGGCGTCGGTCGACATGCTGCTCGAAGAGGGCTTGGAGAATGTTTTCGCCCGCCACAAACGGCTGGCGAGCGCGGTGCGTGCTGCGGTGGAAGGATGGGGTTTGCGCACATGCGCGCAAGGGCCGCAATGGCACTCCGACACAGTCACAGCGGTCGTTGTCCCGGAAGGCTTCGATGCCAATGACGTCATCAAGAGGGGCTACTACCGTTATGATCTGTCGCTCGGCACTGGGCTCAACAAGGTCAATGGCAAGGTTTTCCGCATCGGCCATCTCGGTTGGCTTAACGAGATCATGGTCATGCAAACCCTCGGCGGCGTTGAACTCGCGATGCGCGACGTCGGCATACCATTCGAACCGGGTGCAGGCGTTGGCGCGGCGGTGCGCTATCTCTCCGAGGCCGGCCAGGCCGTCCGGATAGCAGCCGAATAA
- the glyA gene encoding serine hydroxymethyltransferase gives MRVIERVSATEPTPAFGADYTIQAVDPVLWEAIEDEHRRQHDHIELIASENYVSPAVMQAQGSQLTNKYAEGYPGRRYYGGCEFVDIVEQLAIDRVKTLFGAEYANVQPHSGSQANQAVYLAVLKPGDTILGMSLAHGGHLTHGASVNVSGKLFHAVGYGLHPDTEEIDYDCVQRLASEHKPKMIVAGASAYSRVIDWRRFREIADSVGAYLFVDMAHYAGLVAARLYPNPVGIADFVTSTTHKTLRGPRGGFILAGEQHAKALNSIVFPALQGGPLMHVIAAKAVAFKEALDPKFKDYQNRVLDNSHTMARVLAERGLRIVSGGTDSHMFLVDLRPKKITGKDAEAALGRAQITINKNAIPHDPEKPAVTSGLRVGAAAMTTRGFGESEAKRVANLVADVLEAPNDVGVISAVATKVQSLCDAFPVYTEA, from the coding sequence ATGAGAGTTATCGAACGAGTTTCGGCGACGGAGCCAACGCCGGCGTTCGGTGCGGACTATACGATCCAAGCCGTGGACCCTGTGCTGTGGGAAGCGATCGAGGACGAGCACCGGCGCCAGCACGATCACATCGAGCTCATCGCCTCGGAAAACTATGTCAGCCCCGCAGTGATGCAGGCACAAGGGTCGCAACTAACGAATAAATACGCCGAGGGTTACCCAGGCAGGCGCTACTATGGCGGTTGCGAATTCGTCGACATCGTCGAACAATTAGCGATTGATCGCGTCAAGACACTGTTCGGCGCCGAGTACGCCAATGTGCAGCCGCACTCGGGATCGCAGGCCAATCAGGCTGTGTATCTGGCCGTCCTCAAGCCCGGCGACACGATCCTCGGTATGTCTCTTGCGCACGGCGGTCATCTCACTCACGGTGCGTCGGTCAATGTGAGCGGCAAACTGTTTCATGCAGTGGGATATGGACTTCATCCTGACACGGAGGAGATCGACTATGACTGCGTCCAACGACTTGCCAGCGAGCACAAACCGAAAATGATCGTCGCCGGCGCGTCGGCCTATTCGCGAGTCATCGATTGGCGGCGCTTTCGCGAGATCGCGGATTCAGTCGGCGCCTATCTCTTCGTCGACATGGCGCACTATGCCGGCCTGGTGGCGGCGCGACTCTATCCCAATCCAGTTGGCATCGCCGACTTCGTCACCAGTACGACCCACAAGACGCTCCGCGGCCCGCGCGGCGGCTTCATCCTCGCGGGCGAGCAGCACGCGAAGGCGCTCAATTCGATCGTGTTTCCGGCGCTGCAGGGCGGCCCTCTGATGCATGTGATCGCGGCTAAGGCGGTGGCATTCAAGGAAGCGCTCGATCCCAAGTTCAAGGATTATCAGAATCGGGTCCTCGACAATTCTCACACAATGGCGCGGGTCCTGGCGGAGCGCGGCCTTCGGATCGTCTCCGGCGGAACCGACTCACACATGTTTCTCGTCGATCTCAGACCGAAGAAGATTACCGGAAAAGACGCGGAAGCCGCACTCGGCCGCGCACAGATCACCATCAATAAGAATGCGATCCCGCATGACCCGGAGAAGCCTGCGGTGACTTCCGGGCTGAGGGTCGGAGCGGCGGCCATGACGACCCGAGGGTTCGGCGAATCCGAGGCGAAGAGGGTCGCCAATCTCGTTGCCGATGTTCTGGAGGC